One window of Syngnathus acus chromosome 16, fSynAcu1.2, whole genome shotgun sequence genomic DNA carries:
- the myh14 gene encoding myosin-10 isoform X2, with the protein MSRPLGGGLNDVTRFLTSGVAPSSPSANAPVFSAAGQADWAAKRLVWVPSEKHGFESASIKEERGDEVEVELSDSQRLLTLSREELQRMNPPRFSKVEDMADLTCLNEASVLHNLRERYYSGLIYTYSGLFCVVVNPYKNLPIYTESIVEMYRGKKRHEMPPHIYAISEAAYRSMLQDREDQSILCTGESGAGKTENTKKVIQYLAHVASSHKGVTPRSKDALQMDGSRSLTRGTTLVNKGELERQLLQANPILEAFGNAKTTKNDNSSRFGKFIRINFDVAGYIVGANIETYLLEKSRATRQAKDERTFHIFYQMLHGASETMKSDLLLGTADEYRFLSGGTISVPGQSDGENFTQTMDSMAIMGFNPEELLSMLKVISAVLQFGNISFTKEKNHDQASMPDNTAAQKLCHLLGINVMEFTRAILTPRIKVGREYVQKAQTKEQADFAVEALAKATYERLFRWLVHRINRALDRRQRQGASFIGILDIAGFEIFLLNSFEQLCINYTNEKLQQLFNHTMFVLEQEEYQREGIEWNFIDFGLDLQPCIDLIERPAQPPGVLALLDEECWFPRATDQSFVEKVTSQQGTHPKFFKAKQPRGEADFSIIHYAGKVDYKANDWLVKNMDPLNDNVASLLHQSSDHFVSELWKEDIQTLPRVYFFDSYTTLQANGSDMDRIIGLDQVSSSNESSGQVAFGAAGLKTKKGMFRTVGQLYKESLSKLMTTLKNTNPNFLRCIIPNHEKRAGKLAPHLVLDQLRCNGVLEGIRICRQGFPNRIPFQEFRQRYEILTPNAIPRTFMDGKQASELMIKALELDPNLFRVGQSKVFFRAGVLAHLEEERDLKITDTIIRFQSAARGFLARKAFTKKQQQLSALRVMQRNCHAYLILKNWQWWRLFTKVKPLLQVTRQDEEIQIRESELLKAKERLVRVEQDFTDLDKKHSVLLEEKAVLADQLQAEAELFAEAEEMRSRLASRKQELEDVLTELESRLEEEEERGVQMLNEKKKMQQNIQDLDDQLEEEEAARQRLLLEKVSLETKVKSMENDLLSAVEQRDRLIKEKKQLEERLSEVTDHLTEEEEKSKSLNKLKNKQEAVIADLEDRLKREEQARLEQEKWKRRMETEAIEAQEQLSDLGLISGELKGSLTQKDKEITSLQSRLEEEGARRSEAQRSLREAMSQVSELKEEVENERGMRERAEKQRRDLSEELEALRTELEDTLDTTAAQQELRSRREVELNDLQRCVEDETRRHEVQLSELRVKHSGAIDNLQEQLDNSKRARQSLEKAKLVLEEEKQSLSAELKTLQANRTESDRGRKRAESQLQELTMRLTQAEQEKEEKEERIHKFQNEIENLSSNLSSFDSKSLRLSKEVASLESQLHDAQEILQEETRQKLALATRVRALEDERQGLMERVEEEEEKSRELTRQFQTQTQQLSEVRKQSEEVNTAVESGEETRRKLQRELDAAIQREKQREEERDRVERQRERLREEIEDMTVALQRERQNCTALEKRQKKFDQCLAEEKAVGTRLAEEKDRAEADSRDKETRYLALSRALQEAQDQRDELERSNKQLRLEMEQLVNQQDDVGKNVHELERTRRALETEAESLRTQTQDLEEELTEAENSRLRLEVTLQALKAQFEREISSSEEKGEEKRRALSKQVRELELQLEEERSQRSQAVLTKKQLEAELQDSEAQVETSSRSKEEAVKHLRKLQSQLKEALRELDEAKITRDEVIAQSKDNDKKIQTLEAEVLQLTEELAVSDRQRRQAQQERDEMADDMVNNSSGKTALLEEKRRLEMRVSQLEEELEEEQTNAELLSERQRKMQLQVETLTVQLQGERTLAQKAEAAREQLERHNKDMKTRLEELEGTVRGKHRLSVAALEAKIESMEEQLEQERQERAIANKLVRKTEKKLKEVMMQAEDERRHADQYREQLDKSMVRLRQLKRQLEEVEEENSRSNAQKRKLQRELEELTENSQSRMREITSLRNQLRRAPLQLMIRGRRPLVDDYSLDNSDSEEPPASPTPSLGLPRTPTPSSEHSLDPTPPTFNVNNVHQ; encoded by the exons ATGTCCAGGCCACTAGGCGGCGGCCTGAATGATGTCACCCGCTTCCTCACGTCGGGGGTGGCTCCATCTTCCCCCAGCGCCAACGCGCCGGTGTTCTCCGCCGCTGGCCAGGCCGACTGGGCGGCCAAGCGTCTGGTGTGGGTGCCGTCGGAGAAGCATGGCTTCGAG TCGGCCAGCATCAAAGAAGAGCGCGGCGACGAGGTGGAGGTGGAGCTGAGCGACAGCCAGAGGCTGCTGACGCTGTCCCGGGAGGAGCTGCAGCGGATGAACCCGCCGCGCTTCAGCAAAGTGGAGGACATGGCCGACCTCACCTGCCTCAACGAAGCCTCCGTGCTGCACAACCTGAGGGAGAGATACTACTCAGGCTTGATCTAC ACCTATTCGGGGCTGTTCTGCGTGGTGGTGAACCCCTACAAGAACCTGCCCATCTACACCGAGTCCATCGTGGAGATGTACCGGGGCAAAAAGCGCCACGAGATGCCGCCGCACATTTACGCCATATCTGAGGCGGCCTATCGCAGCATGCTGCAAG ACCGAGAGGATCAGTCAATCCTGTGCAC GGGCGAGTCGGGCGCCGGCAAAAcggaaaacacaaagaaagtcaTTCAGTATCTGGCTCATGTGGCGTCCTCTCACAAGGGCGTCACTCCAAGGAGCAAAGATGCTTTGCAG ATGGACGGCTCTCGCTCCTTAACCAGGGGCACCACGTTGGTCAACAAG ggcgAGCTAGAGCGACAGCTGCTACAGGCCAACCCCATACTGGAGGCCTTCGGCAACGCCAAAACTACCAAGAATGACAATTCCTCAAGATTT GGTAAATTCATTCGGATTAATTTTGACGTGGCGGGATATATTGTCGGCGCCAACATTGAGACCT ACCTCCTGGAAAAGTCCCGGGCCACCCGTCAGGCCAAAGATGAGCGGACATTCCACATCTTTTACCAGATGTTGCACGGCGCTTCTGAGACTATGAAAT CGGACCTGCTCTTAGGAACTGCAGACGAGTACCGCTTTCTCAGCGGGGGTACCATCTCGGTTCCCGGTCAGAGTGATGGGGAGAACTTCACCCAGACTATGGACTCCATGGCCATAATGGGCTTCAACCCAGAGGAGCTGTTGT CCATGCTGAAGGTGATCTCCGCCGTGCTCCAGTTTGGGAACATTTCCTTCACAAAGGAGAAGAACCACGATCAGGCGTCCATGCCCGACAACACGGCGGCTCAGAAACTCTGCCACCTGCTGGGCATCAACGTGATGGAGTTCACCCGGGCCATCCTCACACCCAGGATCAAAGTGGGTCGGGAGTACGTGCAGAAGGCCCAGACCAAAGAACAG gCTGACTTTGCCGTGGAGGCCCTGGCCAAGGCGACGTACGAGCGCCTCTTCAGGTGGCTGGTGCACAGAATCAACCGAGCTCTGGACCGCAGGCAGAGACAGGGAGCCTCCTTCATCGGCATCCTGGACATTGCCGGGTTTGAGATCTTCCTG CTGAACTCTTTCGAGCAGCTGTGCATCAACTACACCAACGAGAAGCTGCAGCAGCTCTTCAACCACACCATGTTCGTCCTAGAGCAGGAGGAGTACCAGCGGGAGGGCATCGAGTGGAATTTCATCGACTTTGGCCTCGATTTGCAGCCCTGCATCGATCTCATTGAAAGACCG GCCCAGCCACCCGGCGTTCTGGCCCTCTTGGATGAAGAGTGTTGGTTCCCTCGAGCGACGGACCAGTCATTCGTGGAAAAGGTGACCAGCCAGCAAGGCACCCATCCCAAATTCTTCAAAGCCAAGCAGCCACGCGGCGAAGCTGACTTCTCCATCATCCACTATGCTGGAAAG GTTGACTACAAAGCCAACGACTGGTTGGTCAAGAACATGGATCCTCTCAACGACAACGTGGCGTCTCTCCTCCACCAGTCGTCCGACCATTTTGTCTCCGAGTTGTGGAAGGAGG ATATTCAAACTCTACCTCGTGTCTACTTCTTTGACTCCTACACCACATTGCAGGCAAATGGCTCCGACA TGGACCGCATCATCGGTCTGGACCAGGTATCGTCATCGAACGAGAGTAGCGGGCAAGTCGCGTTTGGCGCAGCGGGACTGAAGACCAAGAAGGGAATGTTCAGGACCGTGGGCCAGCTGTACAAAGAGTCGCTGTCCAAACTGATGACCACGCTGAAGAACACCAACCCCAACTTCCTCCGCTGCATCATTCCCAACCACGAGAAGAGG GCCGGCAAGCTGGCGCCACACTTAGTTCTGGACCAACTCCGATGCAACGGCGTCCTGGAAGGGATTCGTATCTGCCGACAAGGCTTCCCCAACCGCATCCCCTTCCAGGAGTTCAGACAGAG ATATGAGATTCTGACTCCTAACGCTATTCCTCGCACCTTCATGGATGGAAAACAGGCGTCAGAACTCATG ATCAAAGCCTTGGAGCTGGATCCCAACCTGTTCCGGGTGGGCCAAAGCAAAGTGTTCTTCAGAGCCGGCGTGCTGGCGCACCTGGAGGAGGAGCGAGACTTGAAAATCACAGACACCATCATACGCTTCCAGAGTGCAGCGAGAGGCTTCCTTGCACGCAA AGCCTTCAcgaagaagcagcagcagctgagcGCTCTGAGGGTGATGCAGAGGAACTGTCATGCTTATCTCATACTCAAGAACTGGCAGTGGTGGCGACTTTTCACAAAG GTGAAACCGCTGCTGCAGGTGACCCGGCAAGATGAGGAGATCCAGATCAGAGAATCAGAGCTGCTAAAAGCCAAGGAAAGACTGGTCCGAGTGGAGCAAGACTTCACCGACCTGGACAAGAAACACTCAGTG CTGTTGGAGGAGAAAGCGGTGCTGGCCGACCAGTTGCAGGCCGAGGCGGAGCTGTTCGCCGAAGCCGAGGAGATGCGCTCCAGGCTGGCCAGTCGCAAGCAGGAGCTGGAGGACGTGCTGACCGAGCTGGAGAGCCgtttggaggaggaggaggagaggggcGTGCAGATGCTTaacgagaagaagaaaatgcagCAGAATATTCAG GACCTTGACGATCAActagaagaggaggaggctgcTAGACAGCGCCTCTTGCTGGAGAAGGTCTCCTTAGAAACCAAAGTCAAAAGTATGGAGAATGACCTTCTGAGCGCAGTGGAGCAGAGAGATCGCCTCATCAAG GAGAAGAAGCAGCTGGAGGAACGCCTGAGCGAGGTGACCGACCACCTcaccgaggaggaggagaagagcaAAAGTCTGAACAAACTCAAGAACAAACAGGAGGCCGTCATCGCCGACCTAGAAG ACCGACTGAAGCGTGAGGAGCAGGCGCGCTTGGAGCAGGAAaagtggaagaggaggatggagACGGAGGCAATAGAGGCGCAAGAGCAGCTGTCTGACCTGGGCCTCATCTCTGGCGAGCTGAAGGGCAGTCTGACCCAGAAGGACAAAGAAATCACCTCCCTGCAGAGCCG gttggaggaggagggcgccCGCCGCTCTGAGGCCCAGCGCTCGCTGAGGGAAGCCATGTCACAGGTGTCGGAGCTGAAGGAGGAAGTGGAGAACGAGCGAGGCATGAGAGAGCGGGCAGAGAAACAGAGGCGGGACCTCAGCGAGGAGCTGGAGGCTTTGAGGACCGAGCTGGAGGACACCCTGGACACCACCGCCGCCCAGCAGGAGCTCCG GTCTCGTCGGGAAGTTGAGTTAAACGACCTCCAGCGCTGTGTGGAAGATGAGACGCGCCGCCACGAGGTCCAGCTGTCTGAGCTCCGGGTCAAACACAGCGGCGCCATAGACAATCTGCAGGAGCAGCTGGACAACAGCAAGAGG GCGCGTCAGTCGTTGGAGAAGGCCAAGCTGGTGCTGGAGGAAGAGAAGCAGAGTTTGAGTGCAGAGCTGAAGACCCTCCAGGCCAACCGCACGGAGAGCGACCGAGGTCGTAAGCGAGCCGAAAGTCAGCTGCAGGAGCTCACCATGCGCCTCACTCAGGCCGAGCAAGagaaggaggaaaaagaggagCGCATACACAAGTTTCAG AATGAAATTGAGAATCTCTCCAGCAATCTGTCATCCTTTGACAGCAAATCCCTCCGTTTGTCCAAAGAAGTCGCCAGCCTGGAGAGCCAGCTTCATGACGCACAG GAAATCTTGCAGGAGGAGACCCGCCAGAAGTTGGCTCTGGCTACTCGGGTGCGAGCGCTGGAAGATGAGAGGCAGGGACTGATGGAGAgagtggaggaggaagaggagaagtcCAGGGAGCTGACTCGGCAGTTTCAGACTCAGACACAGCAG CTGTCGGAGGTGCGCAAGCAGTCGGAGGAGGTGAACACGGCGGTGGAGAGCGGCGAAGAGACCCGCAGGAAGCTCCAGCGAGAGCTGGACGCCGCCATCCAGAGAGAGAAACAGcgagaggaggagagggacCGCGTGGAGAGGCAGCGGGAGCGCCTCAGGGAAGAGATTGAGGACATGACGGTGGCCCTGCAGCGGGAGAGGCAGAACTGCACGGCTCTGGAGAAGAGGCAGAAGAAGTTCGACCAG TGTCTGGCCGAGGAGAAGGCAGTGGGCACGCGTCTGGCAGAGGAGAAGGACCGAGCGGAAGCTGATAGTCGAGACAAGGAGACGCGCTACCTTGCCTTGTCCAGAGCTCTTCAG GAAGCCCAGGACCAGAGGGACGAGCTGGAGAGGTCCAACAAGCAGCTTCGCCTGGAAATGGAGCAACTCGTCAACCAGCAGGATGACGTGGGAAAGAAC GTCCACGAGCTGGAGAGGACCCGCAGGGCCCTGGAGACTGAAGCCGAGAGCCTCCGCACGCAGACGCAGGATCTCGAGGAGGAGCTGACGGAGGCGGAGAACTCCAGGCTGAGGCTGGAGGTCACCCTGCAGGCACTCAAGGCTCAGTTTGAGAGGGAAATCAGCAGCAGTGAAGAGAAAGGCGAGGAGAAGAGGAGAGCCCTCAGCAAGCAG GTGCGGGAGCTGGAGCtccagctggaggaggagcgcaGTCAGCGCTCCCAGGCCGTGCTGACCAAAAAGCAGCTGGAAGCGGAGCTGCAGGATTCCGAGGCTCAGGTGGAGACGTCCAGCCGCAGCAAGGAGGAGGCCGTCAAGCATCTGCGGAAGCTGCAG AGTCAACTCAAGGAGGCGCTTCGAGAGCTGGATGAGGCCAAGATCACGCGGGATGAGGTCATCGCGCAGTCCAAAGACAACGACAAGAAAATCCAAACACTGGAGGCTGAAGTGCTGCAGCTCACTGAG GAGCTGGCCGTATCTGACCGGCAGAGACGACAAGCTCAGCAGGAGAGAGACGAAATGGCCGACGACATGGTCAACAACAGCTCCGGAAA GACGGCGCTTTTGGAAGAGAAGCGCCGCTTGGAAATGCGAGTCAgccagctggaggaggagctggaggaggagcagacCAATGCTGAGCTCCTCTCAGAGAGACAAAGAAAGATGCAGTTGCAG GTGGAGACGCTGACAGTGCAGCTGCAGGGTGAGAGGACCCTGGCCCAGAAGGCGGAGGCGGCGCGGGAGCAGCTGGAGCGGCACAACAAGGACATGAAGACACGGCTGGAGGAACTGGAGGGAACCGTCAGGGGCAAACACCGCCTCAGCGTCGCCGCCCTGGAGGCCAAGATTGAATCCATGGAGGAGCAGCTGGAACAAGAGCGACA GGAGCGCGCCATTGCCAACAAGCTGGTGAGGAAGACGGAAAAGAAACTGAAGGAGGTCATGATGCAGGCGGAAGACGAGAGGAGGCACGCCGACCAGTACAGAGAGCAG CTGGACAAGTCCATGGTGCGCTTGAGGCAGCTGAAGCGTCAGCTGGAAgaagtggaggaggagaacTCGCGCTCCAACGCGCAGAAGAGGAAGCTGCAGCGAGAACTGGAAGAGCTGACGGAGAACAGCCAAAGCAGGATGCGCGAGATCACCAGCCTGCGCAACCAGCTCAG ACGTGCTCCATTGCAACTGATGATCCGCGGACGGCGACCTCTGGTGGACGACTACTCGTTGGACAACTCGGATTCCGAAGAGCCGCCCGCCTCGCCAACGCCCTCCCTGGGACTGCCCCGAACCCCCACCCCGTCCTCGGAGCACAGCCTGGACCCGACCCCGCCCACCTTCAACGTCAACAACGTACACCAATGA